In one Lolium rigidum isolate FL_2022 chromosome 3, APGP_CSIRO_Lrig_0.1, whole genome shotgun sequence genomic region, the following are encoded:
- the LOC124700683 gene encoding uncharacterized protein LOC124700683 isoform X2 has product MEVEAQEKGHRAFAKAIKSFNSSERHKRSKSDLENMFGKDAHCASDKTCVQPKKEGVKVQVKSGFSKEAQPGRGAQNSLRKEILQLEKHLKDQQVVRGALEKALGPNAAPVNLSHENPMPKAANELIREIATLELEVKNMEQYLLTLYRQAFEQQAPALSPPDRREAPKPSVSSRSGQLRETPNAKVSCMSRGDSMLRSSYPPPPTRKKWNDPVTDCSTSACFDRPNDSDVLRCQSALSYRGVRSSRISPSEESLARALRSCHSQPFSFLEEGDPTAAGVISLAEYLGTNVADHIPETPNNLSEEMVRCMAGVYCKLADPPLVHHGSSSSPTSSFSSTSAISPQYVGDMWSPNYKRESTLDSRLINPFHVEGLKEFSGPYNTMVEVPAICRDNRRLKEVEDLLQTYKLILYRLEAVDLRRMTDEEKIAFWVNIHNALLMHAYLRYGVPQNNLKKSSLLVKAACKIAGRNINVAVIQSLVLGCNTHCPGQWLRTLLYPRIKSKVSKVGHEWQAFAVAQSEPLLRFALCSGSHSDPAVRVYTPKRLFQQLESAKEEFIRATVGVWRGQKILLPKLVEAYAKDVKLSSQGLVDMVQRYLPENLRMAMQKCQQQGSRSSKIIEWVPYNLNFRYLLTRDLAFPHLN; this is encoded by the exons ATGGAGGTGGAGGCGCAGGAGAAGGGGCACAGAGCCTTCGCCAAGGCAATCAAGTCTTTCAATTCCTCGGAGAGGCACAAGCGTTCTAAGAG TGATCTTGAGAATATGTTTGGTAAAGATGCGCACTGCGCTTCAGACAAAACATGTGTTCAGCCGAAGAAA GAAGGTGTGAAGGTTCAGGTCAAGAGTGGTTTCAGCAAGGAAGCGCAACCTGGGAGAGGGGCTCAAAACTCCTTGCGGAAAGAG ATTCTACAGCTCGAAAAGCACCTCAAGGATCAGCAGGTTGTGCGTGGCGCCCTGGAAAAAGCTCTGGGGCCAAACGCTGCTCCGGTCAACCTGTCACACGAGAATCCAATGCCAAAG GCGGCTAACGAACTCATAAGGGAGATTGCCACGCTAGAGCTGGAGGTCAAGAACATGGAGCAGTATCTCCTCACCCTGTACCGGCAAGCGTTTGAGCAGCAAGCACCTGCATTATCTCCTCCTGATCGCCGGGAGGCGCCGAAGCCTTCAGTGAGCTCGCGGTCCGGCCAACTCCGGGAAACACCCAATGCCAAGGTTTCCTGCATGAGTAGAGGGGACTCAATGCTCCGGTCTAGctacccgccgccgccgacccgtAAGAAGTGGAATGATCCAGTGACAGATTGCTCTACATCTGCATGCTTTGATAGACCAAACGACTCTGATGTGCTCCGCTGCCAGTCTGCGCTGTCGTATCGTGGGGTACGTTCATCTAGGATATCTCCATCCGAGGAGAGTCTTGCGAGGGCTCTTCGGTCGTGCCATTCTCAGCCTTTCTCATTTTTGGAG GAAGGTGATCCTACTGCAGCAGGAGTGATAAGCTTAGCAGAGTATCTGGGGACTAATGTAGCTGACCACATCCCTGAAACTCCGAACAACCTTTCAGAGGAGATGGTGAGATGCATGGCAGGTGTCTACTGCAAACTTGCAGATCCTCCATTGGTTCACCACGGTTCCTCGTCTTCTCCAACATCGTCGTTCTCCTCAACTAGTGCAATTTCTCCACAGTATGTGGGGGACATGTGGAGCCCGAATTACAAGCGAGAGTCGACGCTGGACTCCCGTTTGATAAACCCATTCCATGTTGAGGGGCTGAAGGAGTTCAGTGGACCATACAACACAATGGTTGAGGTTCCAGCAATTTGCCGCGATAATAGGAGGCTAAAAGAAGTTGAGGATCTTCTCCAGACTTACAA GTTGATTTTGTACCGGCTGGAAGCTGTTGATCTGAGAAGAATGACAGATGAAGAGAAGATTGCGTTCTGGGTTAACATCCACAACGCCCTGCTGATGCAT GCTTATCTCAGGTATGGCGTCCCACAGAACAATCTGAAGAAGTCATCACTGCTTGTTAAG GCTGCCTGCAAAATTGCTGGACGCAACATCAACGTAGCCGTAATCCAGAGCTTAGTTCTTGGATGCAACACACATTGTCCTGGACAG TGGCTACGTACTCTGCTTTACCCAAGGATCAAAAGCAAAGTGAGCAAAGTTGGGCATGAGTGGCAAGCCTTTGCCGTTGCACAATCAGAACCTCTTTTACGCTTTGCGCTTTGCTCGGGCAGCCATTCTGATCCCGCG GTGAGAGTGTACACTCCAAAGAGGCTGTTCCAACAGCTGGAGTCTGCCAAGGAAGAGTTCATTCGTGCAACGGTCGGCGTCTGGAGAGGGCAGAAGATACTACTGCCAAAGCTCGTCGAGGCGTACGCGAAGGATGTGAAGCTCTCCTCGCAGGGCCTTGTTGACATGGTGCAGCGGTACCTCCCGGAGAACCTGAGGATGGCGATGCAGAAGTGCCAGCAGCAGGGCAGTAGGTCAAGCAAGATCATAGAATGGGTGCCTTACAACCTGAATTTTCGGTATCTGCTTACTAGGGATCTGGCATTTCCACACCTTAACTGA
- the LOC124700683 gene encoding uncharacterized protein LOC124700683 isoform X1, which translates to MEVEAQEKGHRAFAKAIKSFNSSERHKRSKSDLENMFGKDAHCASDKTCVQPKKQEGVKVQVKSGFSKEAQPGRGAQNSLRKEILQLEKHLKDQQVVRGALEKALGPNAAPVNLSHENPMPKAANELIREIATLELEVKNMEQYLLTLYRQAFEQQAPALSPPDRREAPKPSVSSRSGQLRETPNAKVSCMSRGDSMLRSSYPPPPTRKKWNDPVTDCSTSACFDRPNDSDVLRCQSALSYRGVRSSRISPSEESLARALRSCHSQPFSFLEEGDPTAAGVISLAEYLGTNVADHIPETPNNLSEEMVRCMAGVYCKLADPPLVHHGSSSSPTSSFSSTSAISPQYVGDMWSPNYKRESTLDSRLINPFHVEGLKEFSGPYNTMVEVPAICRDNRRLKEVEDLLQTYKLILYRLEAVDLRRMTDEEKIAFWVNIHNALLMHAYLRYGVPQNNLKKSSLLVKAACKIAGRNINVAVIQSLVLGCNTHCPGQWLRTLLYPRIKSKVSKVGHEWQAFAVAQSEPLLRFALCSGSHSDPAVRVYTPKRLFQQLESAKEEFIRATVGVWRGQKILLPKLVEAYAKDVKLSSQGLVDMVQRYLPENLRMAMQKCQQQGSRSSKIIEWVPYNLNFRYLLTRDLAFPHLN; encoded by the exons ATGGAGGTGGAGGCGCAGGAGAAGGGGCACAGAGCCTTCGCCAAGGCAATCAAGTCTTTCAATTCCTCGGAGAGGCACAAGCGTTCTAAGAG TGATCTTGAGAATATGTTTGGTAAAGATGCGCACTGCGCTTCAGACAAAACATGTGTTCAGCCGAAGAAA CAGGAAGGTGTGAAGGTTCAGGTCAAGAGTGGTTTCAGCAAGGAAGCGCAACCTGGGAGAGGGGCTCAAAACTCCTTGCGGAAAGAG ATTCTACAGCTCGAAAAGCACCTCAAGGATCAGCAGGTTGTGCGTGGCGCCCTGGAAAAAGCTCTGGGGCCAAACGCTGCTCCGGTCAACCTGTCACACGAGAATCCAATGCCAAAG GCGGCTAACGAACTCATAAGGGAGATTGCCACGCTAGAGCTGGAGGTCAAGAACATGGAGCAGTATCTCCTCACCCTGTACCGGCAAGCGTTTGAGCAGCAAGCACCTGCATTATCTCCTCCTGATCGCCGGGAGGCGCCGAAGCCTTCAGTGAGCTCGCGGTCCGGCCAACTCCGGGAAACACCCAATGCCAAGGTTTCCTGCATGAGTAGAGGGGACTCAATGCTCCGGTCTAGctacccgccgccgccgacccgtAAGAAGTGGAATGATCCAGTGACAGATTGCTCTACATCTGCATGCTTTGATAGACCAAACGACTCTGATGTGCTCCGCTGCCAGTCTGCGCTGTCGTATCGTGGGGTACGTTCATCTAGGATATCTCCATCCGAGGAGAGTCTTGCGAGGGCTCTTCGGTCGTGCCATTCTCAGCCTTTCTCATTTTTGGAG GAAGGTGATCCTACTGCAGCAGGAGTGATAAGCTTAGCAGAGTATCTGGGGACTAATGTAGCTGACCACATCCCTGAAACTCCGAACAACCTTTCAGAGGAGATGGTGAGATGCATGGCAGGTGTCTACTGCAAACTTGCAGATCCTCCATTGGTTCACCACGGTTCCTCGTCTTCTCCAACATCGTCGTTCTCCTCAACTAGTGCAATTTCTCCACAGTATGTGGGGGACATGTGGAGCCCGAATTACAAGCGAGAGTCGACGCTGGACTCCCGTTTGATAAACCCATTCCATGTTGAGGGGCTGAAGGAGTTCAGTGGACCATACAACACAATGGTTGAGGTTCCAGCAATTTGCCGCGATAATAGGAGGCTAAAAGAAGTTGAGGATCTTCTCCAGACTTACAA GTTGATTTTGTACCGGCTGGAAGCTGTTGATCTGAGAAGAATGACAGATGAAGAGAAGATTGCGTTCTGGGTTAACATCCACAACGCCCTGCTGATGCAT GCTTATCTCAGGTATGGCGTCCCACAGAACAATCTGAAGAAGTCATCACTGCTTGTTAAG GCTGCCTGCAAAATTGCTGGACGCAACATCAACGTAGCCGTAATCCAGAGCTTAGTTCTTGGATGCAACACACATTGTCCTGGACAG TGGCTACGTACTCTGCTTTACCCAAGGATCAAAAGCAAAGTGAGCAAAGTTGGGCATGAGTGGCAAGCCTTTGCCGTTGCACAATCAGAACCTCTTTTACGCTTTGCGCTTTGCTCGGGCAGCCATTCTGATCCCGCG GTGAGAGTGTACACTCCAAAGAGGCTGTTCCAACAGCTGGAGTCTGCCAAGGAAGAGTTCATTCGTGCAACGGTCGGCGTCTGGAGAGGGCAGAAGATACTACTGCCAAAGCTCGTCGAGGCGTACGCGAAGGATGTGAAGCTCTCCTCGCAGGGCCTTGTTGACATGGTGCAGCGGTACCTCCCGGAGAACCTGAGGATGGCGATGCAGAAGTGCCAGCAGCAGGGCAGTAGGTCAAGCAAGATCATAGAATGGGTGCCTTACAACCTGAATTTTCGGTATCTGCTTACTAGGGATCTGGCATTTCCACACCTTAACTGA